A window of Silurus meridionalis isolate SWU-2019-XX chromosome 4, ASM1480568v1, whole genome shotgun sequence contains these coding sequences:
- the LOC124384514 gene encoding OTU domain-containing protein 1: MQLYSSALTHYPGSSRKSTVTVTARGGNTEFTSSFNADKGTNAEASVGETWTDTNMPAFSCYEATIRPVFYTSTAEMVIRRADEVEKFIPIQIMKDLHTTSRAANVYRAPCIENNLEESDGDLFNDLPEHRRSTSDTFEDNDEITESNSVHFQNLLTRNDCTVEDKVSEDPLLQLHVFQDSASRADLNEKISQYLSEVEKQNKYLQDSKKYRFHIIPDGNCLYRAVSKAVYGEQSMHRDLREHTVHHIADHLDEFSPIIEGDVGEFLINAAQDGAWAGYPELLAMSQMLNVNIYLTTGGSLTSPTVSTMIHYLGEEDLTKPAIWLSWLSNGHYDVLLDSYQPNPEYNDWCLHTQVQQRHDEELAKSMAATLSKMYIEKNGPK, translated from the coding sequence ATGCAGCTGTACAGCAGCGCGCTCACACACTATCCGGGCTCTTCGCGGAAATCTACAGTGACCGTAACGGCGCGGGGCGGAAACACAGAGTTCACATCGAGCTTTAACGCCGACAAGGGAACCAACGCAGAAGCATCAGTGGGAGAGACCTGGACAGATACGAACATGCCTGCCTTCTCGTGCTACGAGGCCACAATTAGGCCCGTGTTCTATACGTCCACAGCGGAGATGGTCATCAGAAGGGCGGATGAAGTGGAGAAGTTTATCCCTATTCAGATCATGAAGGATCTGCACACAACTTCCCGTGCTGCAAATGTATACAGAGCTCCGTGTATAGAGAACAATCTTGAGGAGTCAGATGGCGATTTATTTAATGACCTTCCTGAGCATAGAAGAAGCACTTCAGACACTTTTGAGGATAACGATGAGATAACTGAGAGCAACTCAGTACATTTCCAGAACTTGTTAACAAGAAATGATTGTACAGTGGAAGATAAAGTGTCAGAGGACCCATTGCTGCAGCTGCATGTATTCCAGGACTCTGCTAGCAGGGCTGACCTCAATGAGAAGATTAGCCAATACCTGTCTGAGGTGGAGAAACAGAACAAATACCTCCAGGACAGCAAAAAGTATCGTTTTCACATTATCCCAGATGGAAATTGCCTCTACCGTGCAGTGTCTAAAGCAGTATATGGTGAGCAGTCAATGCACAGAGACCTAAGAGAGCACACAGTTCATCATATTGCTGACCACCTGGATGAGTTCAGTCCTATTATTGAAGGTGATGTGGGTGAGTTTTTAATCAATGCAGCACAAGATGGTGCTTGGGCTGGTTACCCTGAGCTACTGGCCATGAGCCAAATGCTGAATGTGAACATCTACCTGACCACAGGAGGAAGTCTAACAAGTCCCACTGTCTCCACCATGATACACTATTTGGGTGAGGAGGACTTGACAAAACCAGCTATCTGGTTGAGTTGGCTGAGTAATGGCCATTATGATGTGCTGCTGGACAGCTACCAGCCCAATCCAGAGTACAATGACTGGTGCCTGCACACACAGGTGCAACAGAGACACGATGAAGAACTTGCCAAGTCCATGGCAGCTACTCTATCCAAAATGTACATAGAAAAGAATGGACCTAAAtaa